Proteins encoded in a region of the Streptomyces sp. NBC_00708 genome:
- a CDS encoding competence protein CoiA, whose translation MLDDLLVVGFDLQTQREVHIGERPLTEWRALGYGRRETVVCFYCWRGIDAPAATKVPLLARGRIGGLVRPHFAHPAGTAPPGGHNRETVWHINAKHRLARWADAQPNVARVRMEQWTDRRDRRADVHVTLNNGARLALETQRELITDELWQARHRDYATNGVRDVWFMRPHTRIPHVLFAEGIPAWTLHHRDDAAEARLGQPHPRKDPQWWTKDLRLFAPHHPPCPGDPLDCQRFPLADLGLDADGVTFPPAMSKHLAQEAARVRRDADQARHRHEQAWQRRREATHRTPMRPWQPTPLPPVQPIPRPTTGEPVCEVCHRPLAENLVRYGRHVLC comes from the coding sequence GTGCTGGACGATCTGCTGGTGGTCGGGTTCGACCTTCAGACACAGCGCGAGGTCCACATCGGCGAGAGGCCATTAACCGAGTGGCGGGCTCTCGGCTACGGACGTCGCGAGACAGTGGTGTGCTTCTACTGCTGGCGCGGCATCGACGCACCGGCAGCCACGAAGGTGCCGCTACTGGCCCGCGGCCGGATCGGCGGCCTGGTCAGGCCCCACTTCGCACACCCCGCCGGCACCGCACCGCCCGGCGGACACAACCGCGAGACCGTCTGGCACATCAACGCCAAGCACCGCCTCGCCCGCTGGGCCGACGCCCAGCCCAACGTCGCACGCGTACGGATGGAACAGTGGACCGACCGCCGCGACCGCCGCGCCGACGTCCACGTCACCCTGAACAACGGCGCCCGCCTGGCGCTGGAGACCCAGCGCGAGCTGATCACCGACGAGCTGTGGCAGGCCCGGCACCGCGACTACGCGACCAACGGGGTCCGGGACGTGTGGTTCATGCGCCCCCACACCCGCATCCCGCACGTGCTGTTCGCCGAGGGCATCCCGGCCTGGACCCTCCACCACCGTGACGACGCGGCCGAAGCCCGCCTCGGCCAGCCCCACCCACGCAAAGACCCGCAGTGGTGGACCAAGGACTTACGCCTGTTCGCACCGCACCACCCGCCCTGCCCCGGCGACCCACTCGACTGCCAGCGCTTCCCCCTCGCCGACCTCGGCCTGGACGCCGACGGCGTGACCTTCCCGCCCGCCATGAGCAAACACCTGGCACAGGAAGCAGCCCGCGTACGGCGCGACGCAGACCAGGCCCGCCACCGGCACGAACAAGCCTGGCAACGGCGCCGCGAAGCCACCCACCGAACACCGATGCGCCCCTGGCAGCCGACCCCGCTGCCGCCCGTACAGCCGATACCCCGGCCAACGACCGGAGAACCGGTCTGCGAAGTCTGCCACCGCCCCCTCGCCGAAAACCTCGTGCGCTACGGGCGACACGTTCTGTGCTGA
- a CDS encoding very short patch repair endonuclease has product MPVTLTCCRCGQNFSVPPSQSGRQYCTMTCFRAQQTQDTAWITRGCLQCGTTFQIRGKDAEAGRRTYCSWSCHLAATARQKCVCAQCGAGFVPKNSTNPAGSLQGRFCSKTCSGIAARTRVARTCLHCGNTFEIKPSRLKTGRGSYCGRACQYMAEGSVQRPCQSCGKEFLVVRSVQERGWGTYCSQACTVRRVTRACQVCGTAFSVKQSVADDGGGLYCSNPCRHTAKRNQVDKTCEACGTAFSVPQSIKHRRTCSQSCWWKIMGADPGRSAILAKARHDLLVSRAPTRPERVLYALLDTLTAEAGGLRWVRQLRLLNRWTVDAAIPSLRLILQADGDYWHGLHSKYHADPRVRRNMANDVYQDRRLTAAGWTVYRFWERDLVGDLPACEQRLRAAIAKQALPASHSPALMPE; this is encoded by the coding sequence ATGCCCGTCACGCTCACCTGCTGCCGCTGCGGCCAGAACTTCTCCGTTCCCCCCTCCCAGTCCGGCCGGCAGTACTGCACGATGACCTGCTTCCGCGCCCAGCAGACCCAGGACACCGCGTGGATCACTCGCGGCTGCCTCCAGTGCGGAACCACATTCCAGATCCGCGGCAAGGACGCCGAAGCTGGACGGCGCACCTACTGCTCGTGGTCCTGCCACCTCGCCGCCACAGCACGGCAAAAGTGCGTGTGCGCTCAGTGCGGAGCCGGGTTCGTGCCGAAGAACTCCACCAACCCTGCCGGATCGCTCCAAGGGCGGTTCTGCTCGAAGACCTGCTCCGGAATCGCTGCACGCACCCGTGTCGCCCGCACCTGCCTGCACTGCGGGAACACATTCGAGATCAAGCCGTCGCGGCTCAAGACCGGCCGCGGCTCCTACTGCGGGCGCGCTTGCCAGTACATGGCGGAAGGCTCGGTCCAGCGGCCCTGCCAGAGCTGCGGCAAGGAGTTCTTGGTGGTGCGCAGCGTCCAGGAGCGCGGGTGGGGGACCTACTGCTCGCAGGCCTGCACGGTCCGGCGCGTGACCCGCGCCTGTCAGGTGTGCGGCACCGCGTTCTCCGTGAAGCAGTCGGTGGCCGACGACGGGGGCGGCCTGTACTGCTCGAACCCTTGCCGGCATACCGCGAAGCGGAACCAGGTCGATAAGACCTGCGAGGCGTGCGGGACGGCCTTCTCCGTTCCGCAGAGCATCAAGCACCGCCGGACATGTTCACAGTCCTGCTGGTGGAAGATCATGGGTGCCGACCCGGGTCGGTCCGCGATCCTGGCCAAGGCCCGCCACGACCTTCTCGTCAGCCGAGCCCCGACCCGCCCCGAGCGTGTTCTCTACGCCCTCCTGGACACCCTGACAGCCGAGGCCGGCGGCCTGCGGTGGGTACGCCAACTCCGCCTGCTGAACCGCTGGACAGTGGACGCGGCGATCCCCTCGCTGCGTTTGATTCTCCAGGCCGACGGGGACTACTGGCACGGCCTGCACTCCAAGTACCACGCCGACCCACGTGTACGGCGCAACATGGCCAACGACGTCTACCAGGACCGACGACTCACCGCAGCCGGCTGGACGGTGTATCGGTTCTGGGAACGCGATCTCGTCGGCGACCTGCCTGCCTGCGAGCAACGGCTCCGTGCCGCCATTGCGAAACAGGCACTGCCAGCTTCGCACAGCCCCGCACTTATGCCGGAGTAG
- a CDS encoding ATP-dependent DNA ligase, producing MTLKPPLEPMLAQARDTIPLPGPGGAAAEVKFDGYRALLFTPDTSGGQLVVQSRHGAMLQSRFPDLVAAAGQLPPGLVLDGELVVLEDGQLSFPALQRRAVTVRNAKALAAALPAHFIAFDVLQVEGRELLDEPYASRRALLEALFAEHGLTPPWTLCPSTTDMATAAQWLHEWTRAPGVEGIVIKSLAGRYCPAVRGWTKVRRRESFEAIIGGVTGSLQRPHVLLLGRYDTTGRLRLVGKTVPLKPAAARDVAALLALAGPEHPWAGAWFTARWGSRDVLDPVLVEPDQVAEVSADTAQDHGVWRHPVRYVRIRRDLPPAQVRKLDANRERPA from the coding sequence GTGACGCTGAAGCCGCCGCTGGAGCCGATGCTCGCCCAGGCCCGCGACACCATCCCTCTGCCTGGCCCGGGAGGCGCTGCGGCAGAGGTGAAGTTCGACGGCTACCGGGCCCTGCTGTTCACCCCTGACACCTCTGGGGGGCAGCTGGTGGTGCAGTCGCGGCACGGCGCGATGCTGCAGTCCCGATTTCCCGATCTCGTCGCCGCGGCGGGACAGCTGCCGCCCGGCCTGGTCCTCGACGGCGAGCTGGTCGTGCTTGAGGACGGGCAGCTCAGCTTCCCCGCGCTGCAGCGCCGCGCGGTGACCGTGCGCAACGCGAAGGCTCTCGCTGCCGCCCTGCCGGCGCACTTCATCGCCTTCGACGTCCTCCAGGTCGAGGGCCGCGAGCTGCTGGACGAGCCGTACGCGTCTCGGCGCGCTCTCCTGGAAGCCCTGTTCGCCGAACACGGGCTTACGCCACCGTGGACGCTGTGCCCGTCGACCACGGACATGGCAACCGCCGCTCAGTGGCTGCACGAGTGGACCCGGGCCCCCGGTGTCGAAGGGATCGTTATCAAGAGCCTCGCCGGCCGGTACTGCCCCGCAGTCCGCGGCTGGACCAAGGTCCGGCGCAGGGAGTCGTTCGAGGCGATCATCGGCGGTGTCACCGGATCCCTCCAGCGCCCGCACGTCCTGCTTCTCGGCCGCTACGACACCACCGGCCGGCTCCGTCTGGTCGGCAAGACCGTCCCGCTCAAGCCGGCGGCCGCCCGGGACGTCGCGGCCCTGCTCGCCCTGGCCGGCCCGGAGCATCCGTGGGCCGGGGCATGGTTCACCGCCCGGTGGGGAAGCCGCGACGTGCTGGACCCTGTGCTCGTCGAACCTGACCAGGTCGCCGAGGTGAGCGCGGACACCGCCCAGGACCACGGAGTTTGGCGGCATCCCGTGCGATACGTACGAATCCGCCGCGATCTGCCTCCTGCACAGGTACGCAAGCTCGACGCAAACCGTGAACGACCGGCCTAA
- a CDS encoding transposase, whose amino-acid sequence MQSEVLRAFRFTLDPTSAQEEDLLRHAGAARWAFNHALGMKVAAHQEWRRQVQELVDSGITEAEARKKVRVPFPTKPAVQKHLNRIKGDSRSPDLAAGVQGPARPCPWWHEVSTYAFQSAMIDADRAWGNWLDSLRGKRAGRRVGYPRFKKKGRARDSFRIHHDAKKPSIRLAGYRRLRLPTIGEVRLHDSGKRLARLIDRDQALVQSVTVSRAGHRWYASVLCKVTTDLPDKPTRRQHSRGTVGIDIGVKHLAALSQPLTPDDPTTMFVANPRHVRRAEKRLSKAQRALSRTQKGSQRRGKARSRVARLHHEVAERRNSTLHTLTKQLTTRFATVAIEDLNVTGMTSSARGTTAAPGKNVRQKAGLNRSILDAAPGELRRQLTYKTSWYGSQLAVLDRWWPSSKTCSACGWQNPRLTLNDRTFHCETCGLRLDRDTNAARNIATHAVLNGTQPAGTVAPGRGETQNARGVSVRLPGPRARKHETKKREDTAPPGTVPPRRNDPPTSPNPRQEQAKLF is encoded by the coding sequence ATGCAGAGCGAGGTCTTGCGGGCGTTCCGCTTCACCCTGGATCCGACCTCTGCCCAGGAGGAAGACCTGCTGCGTCATGCCGGTGCGGCCCGGTGGGCGTTCAATCACGCGCTCGGTATGAAGGTCGCCGCTCACCAGGAGTGGCGCCGCCAGGTCCAGGAGCTGGTCGACTCGGGGATCACGGAGGCTGAGGCGCGTAAGAAGGTGCGGGTTCCTTTCCCGACGAAGCCGGCCGTGCAAAAGCACCTGAATCGGATCAAGGGCGACTCTCGTTCCCCTGATCTCGCGGCCGGGGTGCAGGGGCCTGCCCGCCCGTGCCCGTGGTGGCACGAGGTCAGCACCTACGCCTTCCAGTCCGCCATGATCGACGCCGACCGGGCCTGGGGAAACTGGCTGGACTCCCTGCGCGGCAAACGAGCAGGCCGCCGCGTCGGATACCCGCGCTTCAAGAAGAAGGGCCGCGCCCGCGACTCCTTCCGCATCCACCACGACGCGAAGAAGCCCTCGATCCGGCTCGCCGGGTACCGGCGACTGCGCCTGCCCACGATCGGCGAAGTACGCCTCCACGACTCAGGGAAACGACTGGCGCGCCTCATCGACCGCGACCAGGCCCTCGTGCAGTCCGTGACCGTTTCCAGGGCCGGACACCGCTGGTATGCCTCAGTGCTGTGCAAGGTCACCACCGACCTGCCCGACAAACCGACCCGCCGTCAGCATAGCCGCGGCACCGTCGGCATCGACATCGGCGTGAAACACCTCGCCGCGCTCTCCCAGCCCCTCACCCCGGACGACCCCACAACCATGTTCGTGGCCAACCCCCGCCACGTCCGCCGTGCCGAGAAGCGACTGTCCAAGGCCCAGCGGGCCCTGTCCCGCACGCAGAAGGGCTCCCAACGGCGGGGCAAGGCCCGCAGCCGGGTCGCTCGCCTCCACCACGAAGTCGCCGAGCGCCGCAACAGCACGCTGCACACCCTGACCAAGCAGCTCACTACCCGGTTCGCGACCGTCGCGATCGAAGACCTCAACGTCACAGGCATGACCAGCAGCGCACGCGGAACCACCGCTGCCCCGGGAAAGAACGTGCGGCAGAAGGCCGGCCTCAACCGGTCCATCCTGGACGCCGCCCCCGGAGAACTGCGTCGGCAACTCACCTACAAGACTTCCTGGTACGGCTCCCAGCTCGCGGTCCTCGACCGCTGGTGGCCCTCCAGCAAGACCTGCTCGGCCTGCGGATGGCAAAACCCACGCCTCACGCTGAACGACAGGACGTTCCACTGCGAAACCTGCGGACTGCGACTCGACCGCGACACCAACGCAGCCCGCAACATCGCAACCCACGCCGTTCTCAACGGCACCCAACCAGCAGGAACGGTCGCCCCCGGTAGGGGGGAGACCCAAAACGCCCGCGGAGTCTCCGTCAGACTCCCGGGCCCACGGGCCCGGAAGCACGAGACGAAGAAACGGGAAGACACTGCGCCACCCGGCACAGTGCCACCTCGGCGGAACGATCCGCCGACGTCCCCCAACCCACGTCAAGAACAAGCAAAACTGTTCTAA
- a CDS encoding ABC transporter ATP-binding protein/permease, translating into MTTPAPATGAPPVMRLKEDPHHTTAATVSTWAIARRLPSTLRSAARLGWAADRRALCVMLAAQAAAAVLAAVALATTTTVVQHALDLVNAYSAHRPVGALLTAAAPSLVLVGTALVGRSLADAGAQGAAARLGPKAAREADMQVLAAASDVELAAYEHPGFEDSLDAAGRGAEAAQELLQDAQSMVSALAQLAAAAAVLSALHPALLGLLVLAALPRGIAAVKAARIEHTAAHTTLSDNRLRAVLRNYSTTRNTAAEIRAGGMGPFLTARYGQVSARLESEALSAALHALRVRLGGDAVSSLAMIAAWAVLGLLVTGGSIALAAAGTALFAMRTSSGTLTAMMRTGARLFRTSLFLDDWTSFLHTAHGLRTRRGTTEVPQDGPTVITARNLTYTYPGTSSPALAGIDLELKKGQVVALIGENGSGKTTLAHLLTGLYLPDHGSVEWDQVDLADARPQSVWKCVSMVPQSYTRWPLTCRENITLGQTGPDGDEGVMRAAEEAGATSVITKLSEGLDTSLARSWWGGHDLSGGQWQRIAIARAFHRDTPVLVLDEPTAALDARAEHQVFSRLRSLSAGRTALFITHRLANARVADHVVVLDKGTIVETGTYETLLRRGGLFAELHALQEGES; encoded by the coding sequence GTGACGACACCAGCACCCGCGACCGGCGCGCCGCCGGTCATGCGCCTCAAGGAAGACCCGCACCACACCACCGCGGCCACGGTCAGCACCTGGGCCATCGCCCGCCGCCTCCCCTCGACCCTCCGGTCGGCCGCCCGGCTCGGCTGGGCCGCCGACCGCAGGGCCCTGTGCGTCATGCTCGCCGCGCAGGCCGCAGCCGCCGTACTGGCGGCCGTGGCCCTGGCCACGACCACCACCGTGGTCCAGCACGCGCTCGACCTCGTCAACGCCTACTCGGCCCATCGCCCGGTCGGCGCCCTGCTGACCGCAGCCGCCCCCTCGCTCGTACTCGTCGGCACCGCGCTCGTCGGCCGCTCACTCGCCGACGCCGGCGCGCAGGGGGCCGCCGCGCGGCTCGGACCGAAGGCGGCACGCGAGGCCGACATGCAGGTCCTCGCCGCCGCATCCGACGTGGAGCTCGCGGCCTACGAACACCCCGGGTTCGAGGACAGCCTCGACGCCGCCGGCCGAGGCGCCGAAGCCGCCCAGGAACTCCTCCAGGACGCGCAGAGCATGGTCTCCGCGCTCGCACAGCTCGCCGCCGCAGCAGCGGTTCTTTCCGCTCTGCACCCTGCCCTGCTCGGCCTTCTCGTCCTGGCCGCGCTGCCGCGCGGAATCGCTGCCGTGAAAGCCGCCCGGATCGAGCACACCGCCGCGCACACCACACTCTCCGACAACCGGCTGCGAGCCGTCCTGCGGAACTACTCCACCACCCGCAACACCGCCGCGGAGATCCGCGCGGGCGGCATGGGCCCCTTCCTCACCGCCCGGTACGGACAGGTCTCGGCCCGCCTGGAAAGCGAGGCGCTGTCAGCCGCCCTGCACGCGCTGCGCGTACGGCTGGGAGGCGACGCCGTCTCCAGCCTCGCGATGATCGCCGCCTGGGCCGTGCTCGGACTCCTCGTCACCGGCGGAAGCATCGCCCTGGCCGCCGCCGGCACCGCCCTCTTCGCGATGCGCACCTCCAGCGGCACCCTCACCGCGATGATGCGCACCGGCGCCAGGCTGTTCCGCACCAGCCTCTTCCTCGACGACTGGACCTCGTTCCTGCACACCGCGCACGGCCTGCGCACGCGACGCGGCACGACGGAGGTACCGCAGGACGGCCCCACCGTCATCACCGCCCGCAACCTCACCTACACCTACCCCGGCACCAGCAGCCCCGCCCTGGCCGGCATCGACCTCGAACTCAAGAAGGGCCAAGTCGTAGCCCTCATCGGAGAGAACGGCTCCGGCAAGACGACCCTCGCGCACCTCCTGACGGGCCTCTACCTGCCCGATCACGGCAGCGTGGAGTGGGACCAGGTCGACCTGGCCGACGCCCGCCCGCAGAGCGTGTGGAAGTGCGTGTCGATGGTCCCGCAGAGCTACACCCGCTGGCCCCTGACCTGCCGGGAGAACATCACACTGGGCCAGACCGGCCCCGACGGCGACGAAGGGGTGATGCGAGCGGCCGAAGAGGCCGGAGCCACGAGCGTCATCACCAAGCTCTCCGAAGGGCTCGACACCTCCCTGGCACGGTCCTGGTGGGGCGGCCACGACCTCTCGGGAGGACAGTGGCAGCGCATCGCCATCGCCCGCGCCTTCCACCGCGACACCCCAGTCCTCGTCCTGGACGAACCGACAGCCGCCCTCGATGCCCGCGCCGAACACCAAGTCTTCTCCAGACTGCGAAGCCTGTCGGCGGGCCGCACCGCCCTCTTCATCACACACCGCCTGGCCAACGCCCGCGTCGCCGACCACGTCGTCGTCCTCGACAAGGGCACGATCGTGGAGACCGGCACGTACGAAACCCTCCTGCGCCGCGGCGGCCTGTTCGCGGAACTCCACGCGCTACAGGAAGGAGAAAGCTGA
- a CDS encoding lasso peptide biosynthesis B2 protein, with amino-acid sequence MAERDTTDPAPPLLVRALAAAALAVAVPAHRLPLRRLVRTIQTLEGLPEANADFARQVHRAVLAVRPAWWGGRLACMEVSLATVIALGLCGRRAHWVLGARALPNEAHAWVQGQGYVLGLEENDPVRPWTAVLITPHHPHE; translated from the coding sequence ATGGCCGAACGCGACACCACGGACCCCGCGCCGCCGCTGCTCGTACGCGCCCTGGCGGCAGCCGCCCTGGCCGTGGCCGTTCCCGCCCACCGCCTGCCGCTGCGCCGGCTCGTACGCACCATCCAGACCCTGGAGGGCCTGCCCGAGGCGAACGCCGACTTCGCCCGGCAGGTGCATCGGGCGGTCCTCGCAGTGCGCCCGGCATGGTGGGGCGGCCGGCTCGCCTGTATGGAGGTCTCGCTGGCGACCGTGATCGCGCTGGGCCTGTGCGGCCGCCGGGCGCACTGGGTTCTCGGCGCCCGCGCGCTGCCCAACGAGGCACACGCCTGGGTACAGGGGCAGGGGTACGTCCTCGGGCTGGAGGAGAACGACCCGGTCCGTCCGTGGACAGCCGTACTGATTACCCCTCACCACCCGCACGAGTGA
- a CDS encoding asparagine synthase-related protein, producing MSQMWVAGGPGLAPPRGGTALSPRVRAWQAGLRVRSVHDGPVHVSVVGDCRVSPSALRAEGLGFAGAGRWEDLTRWPGSYWVMAGFEGCTFVAGDLAGVRGLFVGRGPRGVIWSSHASHVAAQLGSAPDLPLLAAQLVAGAEHWPGRSLYEGVDQVPGGHGLLLQQDRWETVDVTGLPSPLTLADGAARVGQALTEAAEGYASEHDEVGADLSGGLDSSTLVLLAAQRRPVRAVTYGGPLASAEDTAFAKRVAAYAGIEHHVCEGGPQTWHFASPPPAATDGPTLSSAIAGLDAAYLAPAAGLGAHLTGHGGDVVLESSTAAFVDLLQRGQARAAKTQVTAWARLRDQAPGPLWRQVKASAALGRDEAVKQTADRIEAGRIDGVSRVWSWCQPGPAAAWLTAHGRSTVAQLLRATVTGGPEPLAGDWDDWSALRLNGASARHEITLYEPLDVHPVYPFLDNAVVRACLAVPAYERRRNGAYKPLLGAALPGLPPWLTGRRSKGSFGPVLMSGLRAHRNSLHHLVATAPLVQAGLVDARRVTADLDRAAGGEATAPRAALQQFLTACLWLDNPALPPPAAAPATKAAAC from the coding sequence ATGAGCCAGATGTGGGTTGCCGGCGGACCAGGTCTTGCCCCACCGCGCGGGGGCACCGCGCTGTCCCCGCGCGTACGGGCCTGGCAGGCGGGACTGCGGGTGCGGAGCGTGCACGACGGGCCGGTCCACGTCAGCGTGGTCGGGGACTGCCGGGTCAGCCCGTCCGCGCTGCGGGCCGAAGGACTCGGCTTCGCGGGGGCGGGCCGGTGGGAGGACCTGACGCGCTGGCCCGGGTCGTACTGGGTGATGGCCGGCTTCGAGGGCTGCACGTTCGTCGCGGGTGATCTCGCCGGGGTACGCGGGCTGTTCGTCGGCCGCGGACCTCGCGGTGTGATCTGGAGCTCGCACGCCTCGCACGTCGCCGCGCAGCTCGGTTCGGCCCCCGACCTTCCGCTCCTGGCCGCGCAGCTGGTCGCCGGAGCGGAGCACTGGCCGGGCCGCTCGCTGTACGAAGGCGTGGACCAGGTGCCCGGCGGTCACGGCCTGCTGCTCCAGCAGGACCGCTGGGAGACGGTCGATGTGACCGGCCTTCCGTCTCCTCTCACCCTGGCCGACGGGGCGGCCCGGGTGGGGCAGGCCCTGACCGAGGCGGCCGAAGGGTACGCGAGCGAGCACGATGAGGTGGGCGCGGACCTGTCCGGCGGACTGGACTCCTCGACGCTGGTGCTCCTGGCCGCGCAGCGCCGCCCCGTACGGGCGGTGACCTACGGCGGGCCCCTGGCCAGCGCCGAGGACACCGCGTTCGCCAAACGCGTCGCCGCGTACGCGGGCATCGAGCACCACGTGTGCGAGGGCGGGCCGCAGACATGGCACTTCGCATCCCCGCCGCCCGCTGCCACGGACGGGCCGACCCTGTCGTCGGCGATAGCCGGGCTGGACGCCGCCTACCTTGCGCCGGCCGCCGGGCTGGGAGCTCATCTGACAGGGCACGGCGGTGACGTGGTGCTGGAGTCGTCGACGGCGGCGTTCGTCGACCTCCTCCAGCGGGGGCAGGCGCGGGCAGCGAAGACACAGGTGACGGCCTGGGCGAGGCTGCGCGACCAGGCCCCGGGGCCGCTATGGCGGCAGGTCAAGGCGTCCGCCGCGCTGGGCCGCGACGAAGCGGTGAAGCAGACGGCCGACCGGATCGAAGCGGGCCGCATCGACGGGGTATCGCGGGTGTGGTCCTGGTGCCAGCCGGGCCCCGCCGCCGCCTGGCTCACCGCCCACGGCCGCAGCACCGTGGCCCAGCTGCTGCGCGCAACGGTCACCGGCGGCCCCGAACCTCTGGCCGGGGACTGGGACGACTGGTCCGCGCTGCGCCTGAACGGGGCGTCCGCCCGGCACGAGATCACCCTCTACGAACCCCTCGACGTCCACCCGGTCTATCCCTTCCTCGACAACGCCGTCGTCCGGGCCTGCCTGGCCGTCCCCGCGTACGAACGCCGCCGCAACGGCGCGTACAAGCCGCTGCTCGGCGCGGCGCTGCCCGGCCTGCCGCCGTGGCTGACCGGCCGCCGCTCCAAGGGCTCGTTCGGCCCGGTCCTGATGTCCGGACTGCGGGCGCACCGCAACAGCCTTCACCACCTGGTCGCCACAGCCCCGCTCGTACAGGCGGGCCTCGTGGACGCACGCCGGGTGACCGCCGACCTCGACCGCGCAGCCGGCGGAGAAGCAACCGCACCGCGCGCGGCCCTCCAGCAGTTCCTGACCGCCTGCCTGTGGCTCGACAACCCAGCGCTCCCACCGCCGGCCGCTGCCCCGGCAACGAAGGCGGCGGCATGCTGA
- a CDS encoding transcriptional regulator yields MSNVELARAITERAAELGERGVATDESRVRRWLKGEMPRSPVPELITEVIGARAGTTLTCADLGLPGPQGLADPRNPDLPWEASSTIGALTEITRSEFMLPTTRTSTDAQGVHAGDDLLAPLQHWATAAPTADGTEALSARSGRIGAAQVEGIRAATATFRDLDNRHGGALSRKAVLGQLDDAVTMLNSCSYTAQTGQALFAAVADLGSVAGWMSFDAGRHASAQRLFVTALHAAAEGGDKALGAHILQCMARQMSHLERYEDALDLVALAQFGARRRMSPATVSMLAALEARFHAILGNLDDSERAADHAQEAFTRVTTAAEPAHMSFFDAAELSATLGVAHQIAAKHSTGAHRARRAEKSTALISHALDHRPEHRVRSKAFDHLGLARTHVAAEELDGALLETQRALALFGVIESRRVADRLVELHDEAEPYAGSRSGRNLRELIASAARQ; encoded by the coding sequence ATGTCGAACGTGGAACTCGCCAGGGCCATCACCGAGCGAGCCGCCGAACTCGGCGAGCGCGGTGTCGCCACTGACGAGAGCCGGGTGCGCCGGTGGCTCAAGGGCGAGATGCCGCGCTCCCCGGTCCCGGAGCTGATCACGGAGGTGATCGGCGCGCGGGCCGGCACGACCCTCACCTGCGCGGATTTAGGGCTCCCCGGCCCGCAGGGGCTGGCGGACCCCCGGAATCCCGATCTGCCGTGGGAGGCGTCGAGCACCATCGGTGCCCTGACCGAGATCACCCGGAGCGAATTCATGCTGCCGACCACCCGCACCAGCACCGACGCCCAGGGCGTACACGCCGGCGACGACCTGCTCGCCCCCCTCCAGCACTGGGCCACCGCCGCCCCGACCGCAGACGGCACCGAGGCGCTGAGCGCCCGCTCGGGCCGCATCGGAGCCGCCCAGGTCGAGGGCATCCGGGCCGCCACCGCCACCTTCCGCGACCTGGACAACCGCCACGGCGGGGCCCTCTCCCGCAAGGCCGTCCTCGGGCAGCTCGACGACGCCGTCACCATGCTCAACTCCTGCTCCTACACCGCACAGACCGGACAGGCCCTCTTCGCCGCCGTCGCCGACCTCGGATCGGTGGCCGGATGGATGAGCTTCGACGCCGGCCGCCACGCCAGCGCCCAGCGCCTGTTCGTCACCGCCCTGCACGCGGCCGCCGAAGGCGGCGACAAGGCACTGGGGGCGCACATCCTCCAGTGCATGGCCCGCCAGATGTCCCACCTGGAGCGCTACGAGGACGCGCTCGACCTCGTCGCCCTCGCCCAGTTCGGCGCCCGCCGCCGCATGTCCCCGGCCACCGTATCGATGCTGGCCGCCCTCGAAGCCCGCTTCCACGCGATCCTGGGGAACCTCGACGACAGCGAGCGCGCCGCCGACCACGCCCAGGAAGCGTTCACCCGCGTCACGACCGCCGCCGAACCCGCCCACATGAGCTTCTTCGACGCCGCCGAACTCTCCGCCACCCTCGGCGTCGCGCACCAGATCGCCGCCAAGCACAGCACCGGAGCCCACCGCGCCCGCCGGGCCGAGAAGTCCACCGCGCTGATCAGCCACGCACTCGACCACCGGCCCGAACACCGAGTCCGCAGCAAGGCCTTCGACCACCTCGGCCTGGCCCGCACCCACGTCGCGGCCGAAGAACTCGACGGCGCCCTGCTCGAAACCCAGCGCGCACTCGCCCTGTTCGGCGTCATCGAGTCCCGCCGCGTCGCCGACCGCCTTGTGGAACTCCACGACGAAGCCGAGCCCTACGCGGGCAGTCGAAGCGGCCGAAACCTGCGGGAACTCATCGCCTCAGCCGCAAGGCAGTAG